TTGGTCGTTGTCGCTTTGTCCCTTTTCGGACCCAAAAAAATGTAAAGATTATGAAGTGAGGAGGGTGCAATGGTATAGTCCAATTAAGGGGTGTTGAGAGTGAAGTTTGGACAAAATTTGACCACTTGAAAGGAAAGGGTTAATGAATAAACCTAAATGCTCTTGCATGAAGTGTCTTTTTCCACTAGTTTTGATGGTGTATACATGATTGTTTGTATTCGGCAAGGTGGTCTGAAAATGAATTCAATTGACTGCAAATTAAGATGTCCGGAGTAGTCGGCAGAGGGCTTATGTAAAATGTGCCCAAGAATTACAACAAGAGTCCCTTTCTCACAAGATTTTCATACAACACCCTCTCTCTCtacctctctctttctctccccTCAAAATTTGCCTCTCAAGTGCTCCGTACTACAAATCCAGCCAGAAAAATATACTGCACCGCACTAAATTCCAACACTTACAACCCAGCTTCAGGCCCCATTTCTGAACCCTTCTTCCCCttctattcaaattattatagaCTTCCCAAAaaatcctttttgttttttttttaaattattttttgcgtatatatatatatatatatagatatatacatacatgtatcTCTCTCACTGTCTTAACACCCAACTTCACCCTTCCTTGTAACACCCTTTCAGTGTCACCATCTTTTACCTTTCCCTAACCAtacacccccacccccacccctcTGATTCTGTCATGTAAGACCATTAATAAGAGTTGCCTTAATCTGGAATTTCTCTCCCTCTTAGTCTCTCTCCAAGATTCCGATATTACTAACAAGattacatttttacataatccCAGTTCAAGATTATCGTATTCCTTCTCAGTCTTTTGTCTATAAATCCTCGCGGAGTTCATTTCCCTGTTCTCATCATCTCCCTTGCCTTCTCCACCAAACAAGAACATAACCCCTTTCTCTTCTATCGCTTATTCATTAGATAGCCCTTGAAAGGGAGAAGAATGAAGGAGATTTGGACAACCATGGCGTCCATGATGGGAGTCTGGGCTTTCTGTCAAAGCCTTCTGCACACTGTTTTCCCCCCAGAGCTCCGTTTTGCTTCCCTTAAATTCTTCCACCGCCTGTTCAACTACTTCTCCTCCTACTGCTACTACGACATCACAGAAATCGACGGTGTCAACACGAACGAGCTTTACAACGCCGTGCAACTCTATCTCAGTTCCTCCGCCTCCATCTCCGGCAGCCGCCTGAGTCTCACCCGTGGCCTCAACTCGTCCTCCATCACCTTCGGTCTATCCAACAACGACCGCTTGGTGGATTCCTACAAGGGGGTTACGGTGGAGTGGGAACACGTCGTCACTCAAAGGCAAACACAAACATTTTCGTGGCGACCGTTGCCGGAGGAGAAGAGAGGCTTCACTTTGCGGGTCaggaaaaagaacaaacaGCTGGTGCTCAATTCTTATCTGGACTTTGTGATGGAGAAGGCCAATGAATTGCGGAGAAAGAATCAGGATCGGTTGCTTTACACGAATTCGAGGGGAGGGTCTCTGGATTCGAGGGGTCATCCTTGGGAGTCCGTGCCCTTTAAGCATCCCAGCACTTTCGATACATTGGCCATGGATCCCGCCAAGAAGGCTGAGATTATGGCTGATCTCTTGGATTTTGCAAATGGGGAGTCTTTTTATCAGAAAACTGGGAGGGCTTGGAAAAGAGGGTATTTGTTGTACGGCCCCCCTGGGACTGGCAAGTCTAGCATGATTGCGGCCATGGCGAATTATCTTGGATACGATATTTATGATCTTGAGTTGACTGAAGTGAATACTAATTCCGAGTTAAGGAAGTTGCTGATGAAGACAAGTTCCAAGTCCATTATAGTCATTGAAGATATTGATTGTTCCATTAATTTGACGAATAGGAATAAGAACGCCGGCGGCGGCGGTGGCAGCAGTGGTAATTCAGGTTCAAGGAAAAATAGCTACGATGTGGCGGCGCCGCCAGGCGCCAACGGCGGTGAGGACGGCGTAAACACCATAACGCTTTCGGGGTTGTTGAACTTTACTGATGGATTGTGGTCTTGTTGCGGGAGCGAGCGGATTTTCGTCTTCACGACGAACCATATCGAGAAGCTTGATCCAGCATTGCTGAGGAGTGGGAGAATGGACATGCACATACACATGAGCTATTGTACATTTCCATCATTGAAGATTCTATTGAAGAACTATTTGGGGTATGAGGAAAGTGATTTGAAGCAAGAGGTTGTGGATGAGCTGAAGGGGGTAATTGAGGAGGCGGAGATGACGCCGGCCGATATCAGTGAGGTCTTAATCAAGAACCGTCGGGATAAATCAAAGGCGGTTGATGAATTGTTAGAGGCTCTGAAAATTAAGGCTGAGAAGAACAGAATTAAACCTAGGGTGATCAGGAACGGAAGCAATGAAGTTGAAGATGAGGAGCAGGAGAAGCGGGCCTTGGACAGCCCGAAAGAGGGCTCTGATCAATTGCAAGAAAACTGCAATCAATGTGATGATAAAGAGGGCCGTGctattgaaaatgatgatgatgagaaaaTGCATTAATCTTACTGCTGTAATGGACCATTTCTTGGTAGTGAGAAAGATTCAAGAGGAGGATGAAATTGGGAATTTGGCAATGTAGAAAAAGATGATTGTTAGAGAATTCAATGCCTGCCCCCCCCACCATTTGTTTTTGCTGCtttgataattaatgaaatgaaTGGGAAATTTGGTTTAGCAACCACCTTTGAGACAAATTCAAGAATGATGGATGTTTGTATGCCCATGTCCTAACGTTAGTTCATGTTCATGTGGTCTGTTGTGCTAGTTTAGTTCAGTATTGTCTTCCGAGGTTGGCAACCATCTCATCTTGGCCTTTCATATGATAGTATTTCCTTTTCCACATGGTGGTCTGGGTGTTGTGTCTTGAGATCCTTGTGCACAACACATTTGGAAGTTTTCCTTATAATATATGACTTTGTTAGCTGGATCACTTGTGATTGCACCAAGAGTGCACATGCAGATGTTTGGAGTTTAGATCAGAAATTGCCAAACCATTTCTGCAATTATTCTGACATTGACGTTTCTGGGCTCGTTCTATCTCAAGGGGTTGGGGGCCTTTTGGAGCTTCGAGTATTAGTATTATCAAGAAACGACACCCCGGAACAACTGTGGATGCAGCTCGACTCCATTCTTGGATTTATGCACTTCTATCaagtttgaaaaaagaaagattctCAAGCATGATTGCAAGTAAAAATTTGGAGTATGATATCATGTGTGCTCTAACGATTAATTCCTTATATTGGTACAAATTCACATAATCGGCATCACCAAGCTTAATTACAAGATCTGCCtatatttttgtgtgaaaAAGTTGCCTCTGTCTTTATGTGAAAAAGTTACAATGACAGACAATAACAATGGAGTACAAATACTTAAACTGCTTGACACTCGCTTATCTGTCATGTTTTGGTTGAAATATTCGCGTGAAAAGGTTGGTTCACAACGATCGTGTAATGTGATTAAATCATCCGATAGTTCAAATatcgttttcttttttgttttaggcataattttttttagacaTCTAAATCTAAACGCTTTATCGAACCATTCAGTCAATAGGAGCAATGGGCATTGTGCAAAAATGATAAGAACATGGTTCACACAACTCGTAGTTTCTCATCTAAAACCAACAAATGCAAAGATCTATCATTACCAGAATGAAATTTCAAAGACAACCCCAGTCTATTAACCAAGATCTCAATGTTACATACTTGTTCAACACCCGATCGCAGCATGCTTGCGTCCCATAACATCTAAAAACATCACAGACCTATTATTAagcataaaattttgaattaaatttaaatgaaaatgagagTAGCTCAAGTGGAtaatggagagagagagagagaaaattcaaaaaaaataaaaaatggggagtcgaagaaagagagaggaaaCAGCTTTAACAATGTGAAGATTTGATGTTGGAATAAAGAAAGATTTATAGGAGGAAAAGCAAAGAGCCCCCCTTCTCCTGAGGCCGGTTATGATGAGAAAAGTTGACATCTTTTTAGTGCCCTTTGcctttgattttattactgAGTTGGAAAGCCAGATTTGCCTTTTTCCATTTTAGCCTAGACTAGAGTAGAGTGGATTACTTCTTATCCTACGTGGTGACAGCAACAGCAACAACAACTAATTTGTCAATGTTGTAAAATCCTGTCCATTGATTTCCATCTGGTGGGTCCCCCTTTCACAAACTATagattcatcatcatcacacttttgttaattaataaacaacACTGGGTTTAGTGGTGTGGTTGGGGGGGTTTTCTTCAACAggtgaaatttttattcatacttttttgttgtagttggtttgatataatttgccatttttacctatttttgaACAACTTGTTTCGGTGCAGGTTTCCACTTCAGACTTGCATTTTGTAGTGATGACATCCTTGTAATTCTGGTATGGATGTGGAAAACCTAATATAATCAACGTCCCACGTATTCAGACAGCGACTCCACATTAATCCTCATCTTCTATTACAAATTAAGCATTCTGTATTGACGTTTTTTAGGGTGTATGCagaagttttgaaaaataaggataGTATGTATAAATGGTGTCCGACACTTCTTAtgagtgtatgtgtaattattaaaaaaaatagagaataatttttgtaaataaataataggtccgggagtgtaaatataatcatctctttttaataatcacttttagaattaaatttcatcaaatcaacgtctagataaaaaaaaatatataatttttagcttTTAATTGCATCAcgattattttttacttagtCACTCAGTATGCCCATTAAATAActcattaattttgaaatttagctGAATTGCATAATCAATTACGAAATTATGAAAACAAAcgatataatcaaaattttcattaattaattgcacAACTGTCGTGCCAAACTGTATTATATTTCGAATTACACTTTGTACATACACATCATATTCTGTTGTCTTTTGTCAATACTTGTCCCTTTGTTAGTAAAAATGGGTCACTTTCAGTCAAATGGTTATGAGTTCGATTCCCTCTGTCAATTTGAGGATCTACATTAGTTAGCAGTTTTGTAAGTACTCATATAAGCAAAATATGATCTCGGGACATGTTCTGATTCACAGTGACGATCAAAGTCAACATATGAaacgaaaaaataatttacaatagAATATTCTAACCGACTGATAACAATCctaacaaaaaatttcctttttcagactggtaaattttttattatatacttaGATAACTACTTATGACCTCAAAATAACAAGAGATTAAAAGTTTGAAgtatgatattaatttaagtGTTTACCACTTAATTAAGGAGATGGGAAGTTACAATTAtaccctcacacacacacacattttaatgactattgattattttagtacttaattttatttttgagtggCACTAAAGTAGGATGGGTATCATAACTTGTTGCCtctactttatttattttgtaataatataataattttggggcccttttgtaatttaagaattcaattaatttgtcTACTTCTGCctattttacaatatataaaagCTGCTACAGATCACCGCATAACAAATCACTCCCTCACCTCCAAAGCTTCACTATTTATGATGATGTGAAGATGATTAGATGTTCTCCCACAAATCACTATTAAGATTAGTTAGGGTGTCTTTGGctttatttggaattattttatattattcttagatttattttaaattaatttataataaaccCAATTTTAATTGCTCCTCTTAACTCGCGGTATTCACAATCGTCAAAGTTTGAGGCCATAGATTGGaatcacaagaaaaaatattatttttggtagtGACTTCGTACTGTGCATGATTAAAAGTAACGAATAGcagaaaaatactaattaattatgattgcACAACGACAGattaattgttgttttctgcAAAAGCGAAGCCAAAACTAAAAActacaacaaattatttagCCGTGGTCAAAACTTAGTTGTTTGCAAGAATTTTGTCTGATTGTGGtgaatagtattgatttactataattttttgttgtcatttataatgtgGGAAGTAATTCCTTTTTTGTGGCTGTGAATTCACTGATTTGTGGGTGttgattttacttttaatagtAGCTGTTCGTCTTctgtaattgtatttaatgaTTAGTTGATATGTgatcttaataattaatagggtaaaatacactttgtcCCCTTGAACTATCCTGATATAACACTTGTTCccctaaattaacaaatataacgCTTATCCCCTTGGTTTGATAAAAATACTCCTTATgctttgaataattatattatttttaatatatatattttagtattttacatattaaatcatcatcaaattatttttaattaatttttcaataaaaaaattacaagtgaaatataaattaatatatatagtagatacacaataaatataatataaccaataaTTCGTATatgctttttaaaagaaattgataaatatatatggttaaccaaaagttaaatatttttagaaaaaaaaggataaatatattatcatatttttttaaagaaaatatattcaaaagaaCATTTAGttactcattttttatctaaaagaataaatagttaacaccttaattttattacaaaattaataaattttttttatgaaattgctttatatattttttgtactcattcattacttaattttgagtatataaaatataataacatttaaactatttaatttactaattttctattacttcattataattaaaagatgcttttttcaattgagaaaattcaattaaacttaaaatacaaaatttttagaaaaaggaCTTCTTTGAACTGTACATATAATACAAGAGTAAGattgtccaaaaattaattattaggggtaagtgttatatttgttagttcAGGGATAAGTGTTAAGtcaaaaatagtttaaagatgcagaatatattttaccctaattaatatatagattattcaACGATTGactattgaaatttatgatttacttataatcgattcattaaaaaaaatgtcaaaactctgtctaatatttatatattaaaaattatcattcaaTCTTTGAATTATTTCTAAGATTCtacatatacaaatataaaatacttcaGTATTGgattttgcataattaattatgaaatagtattataatattttttatataaaagtaattatctcataatcaattatgcagATCGTGTGTGGTTAAACTGCGCCTATAAAGTTTATACTATAACCACAATTGAAACCTAACGAGataaacattattttattaattatgattataaataaattaaaatttagaatctCCTTTCattataataaagaatattaataacgataaaatattagatgacAATTCAAGGGTttccattaaaaatatatattaatcgacaataattttagtatttgattatataattattagtaataataattatatatttggttatcattatagataattaaaatatatgtatatagtgacaatttaataaatatatatatatagttctaaTTGTTTATATACTAGTAATTTTATGTACGATTTTCTGGTTAAAATCAAAGCAACATTTAGGGTGCGTGTgaccacttttttttttttttcgcaaaattatatttttgatctaATAGCTTTATGTttttagcacttttagtcctgtaatttacttcattttttggcaaatttagtcctatattgATAGTTTTGTCCCTTTATACTGTAATACATCTCatttttgtcttgtaattaTGAATCATTAGggtcaaaattgtcaatacaaaactaaatttttcaaaattataagaacCAAATGTGAGATATTTAGGactaaattcatcaaaaaaataactaaatgtgcaaataaaataagttacaggaccaaaagtgttaataatttaagttatatgATCAAAAATgtaactttaccttttttttatgaGATCCAGTTCATTCTTATCAATACATTCAAACTCAGAAActgatttaatatatatatcaatattttcaaattatcaaatatatttaaagaaaacaaaaaattaaaatattataatattaaactaaataaatctATATCCATGGAACTCGAATGAGCAACTTTTTATTCTTGTGACTAGTCTTTGAGGTGAAAGCGATgagttattatatttgaataaatcaattacaatcattaatattaagaCAACAATTGACAATTATAACAATTGTATACTAATTATCagtatcaaataaatatatttaatcaacaattactattaaaatagaacgacaactattattaaaatagaaaacatcCCAACATTAGTAGGGTTCGAATCCATAACTTTAAAGTTATTAAGTTTTAATATCGCCAATCGAACTAGACCTCATCCGTAATTCCTCTGCCTAGTTTGGAAGTGGGTTGTTGGGTTATAACTACTGGTTCGTATTAATGTGACGCCAGACAAAGAGGGACTATGACCAGGCCAGACCTTCAAAACCAACCCCTCCCCTCCCCCTTGGATACTGGAGATTACATAAAGTTCTTGTCAATCAACATCTTTCCCTTTCAATCAATTTTACGTTTTTAACTTCTTCTCTTTTGATTTGAGGCCGGGGTTGCTTCAACTATTTTCAAACTTGAAATAAATCGTACATCTACTTTTTGCGACTTTTAATTCAAGagtttgtgtaaaaatggTCACGctttcgataaattttgatgcGGCTTTAAGTTGAGCTATAATTGAAGGATTTGAATAATgtttaaaagcaaaaattatgGAGGAGAAAGATCTTCTTCTCCGTTTGGGACGTGATGACATGGATCGAATTCACATTAATCAGATTCTAAGAACCAATTCAATCATATGTCGATgcactaaaataaatataactctttgtatgataaaaaaaatcataacgaatataaattaatcatagttGAATAATGTCCTTTAATCGTTGTTTCTGTAAGTGAGGCTAAAATATTAGCCGTAACTAAAAATCgcgacaaatattttgatatgttgATTAATCATGGTCAAGATTTAAGTTTTCGTATTGGTGTTGTTTGAGCGtagtaaatattattgatcTACCATAGTTTTAAGTTGTTACTGTGTTTATATGTGTTACCCCTAAAAGCCATTGGCCTAGATGGAGGCCGAGTCGACATAAGTGGAGGGTCGAGGAGGTGCGGACCTCTTGGCCAGTTGCAGGCCTAAGATCTTGTCTGGACTCGAGGCCTAAATGTGGGAAAGCCTAGGTTCACGAGCCCACATAAGATGCCTAGGAGGCGTCTACCCACATTAGTAGGAATTCCCACGTGGCCCACCTCAATTGGAACGTAGGCTGACTCCAGATGTTATCTCTTAATGCTTTACTGTTTTACTTTCTTTATTCAAATACAGATTTCAACATTGAAGTGCTAACGGTTCTTTTATAAGTTCTTGCTCTAACGTATGCAAATCAaagttcaaatatttcaaattacacCTCAAAAAACGAGTATCTTTTGCTCATATCGATAgcgtagaaaaatattatgtttctttgtttgagGAAACAAAAATCATAGATGCATGGGCATTGGGCAATGTGTGTGCCCCTagtaatgataataataataataattgaagtgAAATCCATATATAGGGAGAAATGAGAAGCAGGTACGTAGACTTCAGCCATTCTAACAAATCATGCAATTTCGCTGGCATGCACATTATACTCTTTTGTACTTTGTAGTTTTTAGTCAACAAAAGATGGATGTGGACCCTTTCTATACCTTAACCACAACTCTCTTTCCAACAAACTTTTGCACTTTACTTTCTCATCCAATTGGTTTCAATCTCATCGTGTGCATGTcggatttctttctttctttttgtaataaaataattataatattagtaataaaatctTTCTTGTATGGTAAAGAGATAGTTGTAATAGTTTGTGGCGGAATAAGTcgtacaaaaaattattagtaaagAAGTAGTAAAAGTTGagagtgtttgaaaataaatattaaaagtgaataaaaaaaataaagaagtcGAAGTTGAAGTGTTTGGGAAAGCATTTGTAATTTGGCTGCAGAAGTTGGTATAAAATTGTTTATAACTTTTGGCTTAactcaacttaatttaaacaattcaGAAGCAGAAGTTAGTTAGGTTTacctttcatttaatatttttaaatgctAATTTTGTGCTTATAAGGAAAAAGATGCAATAATGTTAACATCTCTCCCTTTATATATACGCagaattttacattaaaatattaaagggtaaattgcataaaactcccttgtatttttaaaatttagctaaaaatcccctattttaaaaaaataggcaaaaaatcCCTTGTggttttcaaaaatattgcTTACTCTCCCCTTCCATTAGGTAAaccctaaaggtgttaaatttttactaaattgaccgttatacccttcTTATAACAACTATTGAtctttgaatatataaaatgaactgtccaaattttaaataat
The window above is part of the Sesamum indicum cultivar Zhongzhi No. 13 linkage group LG2, S_indicum_v1.0, whole genome shotgun sequence genome. Proteins encoded here:
- the LOC105155686 gene encoding AAA-ATPase At5g57480-like, whose amino-acid sequence is MKEIWTTMASMMGVWAFCQSLLHTVFPPELRFASLKFFHRLFNYFSSYCYYDITEIDGVNTNELYNAVQLYLSSSASISGSRLSLTRGLNSSSITFGLSNNDRLVDSYKGVTVEWEHVVTQRQTQTFSWRPLPEEKRGFTLRVRKKNKQLVLNSYLDFVMEKANELRRKNQDRLLYTNSRGGSLDSRGHPWESVPFKHPSTFDTLAMDPAKKAEIMADLLDFANGESFYQKTGRAWKRGYLLYGPPGTGKSSMIAAMANYLGYDIYDLELTEVNTNSELRKLLMKTSSKSIIVIEDIDCSINLTNRNKNAGGGGGSSGNSGSRKNSYDVAAPPGANGGEDGVNTITLSGLLNFTDGLWSCCGSERIFVFTTNHIEKLDPALLRSGRMDMHIHMSYCTFPSLKILLKNYLGYEESDLKQEVVDELKGVIEEAEMTPADISEVLIKNRRDKSKAVDELLEALKIKAEKNRIKPRVIRNGSNEVEDEEQEKRALDSPKEGSDQLQENCNQCDDKEGRAIENDDDEKMH